One Brumimicrobium sp. DNA window includes the following coding sequences:
- a CDS encoding AAA domain-containing protein, with the protein MEVDSIIQKLRELLRIEEKEQERKWFNASISFKTLREEGAIIYPVKINNKSFGYNDFPVIQVSFHLRGGINSQLYKGGMPIALFNTTDNEICNGQLLSIEDRTAEILLYTEDFPDWIYASTIGIKRLPDNRTFQAMHGVLNRIAKQENKFIYHLFERFHKITGNQEEILQSENQYIENQYRNLNEFQLAALKKSQQLPSVQIIHGPPGTGKTTTLVAIIQALREQGKTVIASAPSNAAIDHLAKQLIKQGLKVLRLGNTAKVNEDIWKHTPEGILSQEEYSKPLKKLRIRAEEFRKLAHQYKRNFGRDEREQRKLLNHEARAIRNEIQDLSNYYLSGYFDKVDVILGTPIGLMDDLMKDKKFDIAILDEAGQCIEPLAWLLLEKANHCILAGDHLQLPPTIISEEAALGGLNISILERAIQAGIPSDLLGIQYRMTPEIAEFSSRYFYEGKLKSVAPSNPDSLIFYDTAGAGFDEKKDENSQSTYNPEEINIIAKLIDTWKTPTDRVVLISPYAAQVELAKEQFPEITVSTIDSFQGQEADIIIISLVRSNPEGKIGFLSDYRRMNVALTRAKSKLIVIGDSTTITSDSFYKQFVSYTEEIGAYHSVFELMY; encoded by the coding sequence ATGGAAGTAGATTCTATCATACAAAAATTACGAGAACTTCTTCGTATAGAAGAGAAGGAACAAGAAAGGAAATGGTTTAATGCATCCATATCTTTCAAAACACTTCGAGAAGAGGGTGCTATTATCTATCCTGTCAAGATAAATAATAAATCCTTTGGTTATAATGATTTTCCAGTAATTCAGGTTTCATTCCATCTTAGAGGAGGAATTAACTCTCAATTATACAAAGGTGGAATGCCCATTGCTTTATTTAATACTACGGATAATGAAATATGTAATGGTCAACTCCTATCGATTGAAGACAGAACTGCGGAAATCTTACTTTATACAGAAGATTTTCCAGATTGGATTTATGCATCCACAATTGGTATAAAGAGATTACCCGACAACCGAACTTTTCAAGCTATGCATGGAGTTCTCAATAGGATCGCAAAGCAAGAAAACAAATTTATTTATCACTTATTTGAGAGGTTTCATAAAATTACTGGAAATCAAGAAGAAATTTTACAATCAGAGAATCAGTATATAGAAAATCAGTATAGAAATCTCAATGAGTTCCAACTAGCAGCACTAAAGAAAAGTCAACAATTACCTTCTGTTCAAATTATTCATGGTCCTCCTGGGACAGGGAAAACTACAACTTTAGTCGCCATTATTCAAGCATTGCGAGAACAAGGGAAGACCGTTATTGCCTCTGCTCCAAGTAATGCCGCCATTGACCATTTAGCTAAACAACTTATCAAACAAGGTCTTAAAGTATTACGTCTAGGTAATACTGCTAAAGTTAATGAGGATATTTGGAAACATACACCTGAGGGTATTTTGAGCCAAGAAGAATACAGTAAACCACTCAAAAAATTAAGAATCAGGGCTGAGGAATTTCGAAAATTAGCTCATCAATACAAACGAAATTTTGGAAGAGATGAACGGGAACAACGAAAACTTCTCAATCACGAGGCACGTGCTATTAGAAATGAAATCCAAGATTTGAGCAACTATTATTTATCAGGTTATTTTGATAAAGTAGATGTTATTTTAGGAACTCCTATTGGGCTGATGGATGATTTAATGAAAGACAAGAAATTTGACATAGCGATATTGGATGAAGCAGGTCAATGCATAGAACCGCTAGCTTGGTTACTTTTGGAAAAGGCGAATCATTGTATATTAGCTGGCGATCATTTACAGCTACCGCCAACTATTATTAGTGAGGAAGCAGCATTAGGAGGATTAAATATTTCTATTTTAGAAAGAGCTATTCAAGCTGGCATCCCTTCCGACCTATTAGGCATTCAATACAGAATGACACCAGAGATAGCGGAATTCTCCTCTCGTTATTTTTATGAAGGAAAATTAAAAAGCGTAGCTCCTTCCAACCCAGATTCGCTCATATTCTACGACACTGCTGGGGCTGGATTTGACGAAAAGAAAGATGAAAACTCTCAAAGCACCTATAATCCAGAAGAAATTAATATCATCGCAAAGCTTATAGATACATGGAAAACTCCTACCGACCGAGTAGTGTTGATTTCTCCATATGCTGCGCAGGTTGAACTTGCTAAGGAACAATTTCCTGAAATTACTGTAAGTACAATTGATTCTTTTCAAGGGCAAGAAGCAGACATCATCATCATTAGCTTAGTACGAAGTAATCCTGAGGGTAAAATAGGATTTCTTTCTGACTACCGCCGGATGAATGTAGCTTTAACTCGAGCTAAATCAAAACTCATTGTAATAGGCGATTCTACAACCATTACCAGTGATAGTTTTTACAAACAATTTGTATCATATACCGAAGAAATTGGTGCCTACCATAGTGTGTTTGAGTTAATGTATTAG
- a CDS encoding ion transporter, translating into MSKFKSTLHSIIEDNTTKQGRFFDLFIEFLILLSLAGYAIETIPDIPLQLRKILQGIETFTISIFLIEYILRIYVAEKPLKYIFSFYGIIDFIAILPYFISRSYDLRAIRAFRIFRIFRAFKLIRYNKALNRFSLVFKLIREELILFFIITSIFLFLASAGIYYFENPAQPDKFSSIFSSAWWAVVTLTTVGYGDVYPITLGGRIFTFFVLMVGVGVVTIPAGLMASALTKARQIEEDELQKEIEEHELKEKHVKNK; encoded by the coding sequence ATGTCTAAATTTAAATCTACGTTACACTCAATAATTGAGGATAATACTACGAAACAAGGAAGGTTTTTTGATCTTTTTATAGAGTTTCTAATTCTTTTATCTCTTGCAGGATATGCCATCGAAACCATTCCCGACATTCCATTGCAGTTGAGGAAAATATTGCAAGGAATCGAAACATTCACAATTAGTATATTTCTAATTGAATATATCTTAAGAATTTATGTGGCAGAGAAACCTTTAAAATATATTTTTAGTTTTTATGGTATCATTGATTTTATTGCAATCCTTCCATACTTTATAAGTAGATCGTATGATTTAAGAGCTATTCGAGCATTCCGAATTTTCCGAATCTTCCGGGCATTTAAGTTGATCAGGTATAATAAGGCATTGAATCGTTTTTCACTTGTTTTTAAGTTAATTAGAGAAGAACTTATTCTATTTTTTATAATTACATCTATTTTCTTATTCTTAGCATCTGCTGGGATTTATTACTTCGAGAATCCTGCGCAACCTGATAAATTTTCTTCAATATTTAGTAGCGCTTGGTGGGCGGTTGTCACTCTTACTACAGTTGGTTATGGAGATGTTTATCCCATTACACTAGGAGGTAGAATATTTACCTTTTTTGTGTTAATGGTAGGTGTTGGGGTAGTTACCATTCCTGCGGGTTTAATGGCTAGTGCATTAACCAAAGCTAGGCAAATAGAGGAGGATGAATTACAAAAGGAAATAGAAGAACATGAATTGAAGGAAAAACATGTGAAAAACAAATAA
- a CDS encoding Crp/Fnr family transcriptional regulator, producing MNEFSFSSFLTSNIDVDETYLAELMQNCQHKSYEKNEFLVSAGEICTNVFFVEKGLLRQYSIDDKGKEHIIHFAPERWILNDRESLYYNNPSNYYIDALEDTEVFILTKDMISKLEREVPGFADFNTMLLNNHIRQLQNRINQLLSATAEERYLSFIKMYPDIMLRVPQWMIASYLGITPESLSRVRKDLVKKNFK from the coding sequence ATGAATGAATTTAGCTTTTCATCTTTTCTTACCTCCAACATTGATGTGGACGAAACATATCTAGCAGAACTTATGCAGAACTGCCAGCATAAATCCTATGAAAAGAATGAATTTTTAGTTTCAGCAGGAGAAATATGCACGAATGTATTTTTTGTAGAGAAGGGCTTATTAAGACAGTATTCAATTGATGATAAAGGGAAAGAGCATATTATCCATTTTGCTCCAGAAAGATGGATTCTAAATGATAGGGAAAGTTTGTATTACAATAACCCTTCTAACTATTACATTGATGCTTTGGAAGATACAGAGGTGTTTATTCTTACTAAGGATATGATTTCTAAATTAGAAAGAGAGGTTCCTGGCTTTGCAGATTTTAACACCATGTTACTTAATAACCATATTCGTCAACTTCAAAACCGAATAAACCAACTTTTAAGCGCAACTGCAGAAGAGAGATACTTATCTTTTATTAAGATGTATCCTGATATCATGTTGAGAGTTCCTCAATGGATGATTGCCTCTTATCTTGGGATTACTCCTGAGAGTTTGAGTAGAGTCAGGAAAGATTTGGTTAAAAAGAACTTTAAATAA
- a CDS encoding c-type cytochrome has protein sequence MRKNTKSLRITLMAIVAIVSFIFVKCTNTSTEEIVTLSAEQEKELREQANMYFGSISDLPENTISEDKIALGKMLYYDTRLSKDGNISCNSCHNLNTSFGVDNLSFSPGDTKELGGRNSPTNIYASLHTMQFWDARAKDVEEQAGGPLLNPVEHNIPSKEFLEERLRGVTEYVSLFSKVYSDSTQPITFATITDAIGAFERQLNPVGRFDKWLDGDDNALSYDEKQGLATFMDKTCTTCHNGKAFGGTMLQKFGLNGDYWEHTKSKNIDKGRFDETNEEKDLYFFKVPGLRNIEKTYPYFHDGSVENLEDAIRIMGKLQVNKELSEEDVKSIATFLKALTQDVDDKYKNL, from the coding sequence ATGAGAAAAAATACAAAATCCCTCAGAATAACTCTAATGGCAATAGTTGCTATAGTGAGTTTTATTTTTGTAAAATGTACGAACACTTCAACTGAAGAAATAGTTACACTTTCGGCTGAACAAGAAAAAGAATTAAGAGAGCAGGCTAATATGTATTTTGGTTCTATCTCTGACCTTCCAGAAAACACTATTAGTGAAGATAAAATTGCATTAGGAAAGATGCTCTATTATGATACGAGACTTTCAAAAGATGGGAATATTAGTTGTAATTCTTGTCACAATCTAAACACTTCCTTTGGAGTTGATAATTTATCTTTCTCTCCAGGTGATACAAAAGAATTAGGAGGTAGAAATTCTCCTACAAACATATACGCCTCTTTACACACCATGCAATTTTGGGATGCTAGAGCAAAAGATGTCGAAGAACAAGCTGGAGGTCCGCTACTAAATCCAGTTGAACACAATATTCCTTCCAAAGAGTTCTTAGAAGAAAGATTAAGAGGAGTAACAGAATATGTGAGCTTATTTTCAAAAGTTTATTCGGACTCTACACAACCTATCACTTTTGCAACTATTACCGATGCCATTGGAGCTTTTGAACGTCAATTAAATCCAGTAGGAAGATTCGATAAATGGCTAGATGGAGATGACAATGCATTAAGTTATGATGAGAAACAAGGTTTGGCTACTTTCATGGATAAAACATGTACTACTTGTCACAATGGAAAAGCTTTTGGTGGAACCATGCTTCAAAAATTTGGATTAAATGGAGATTACTGGGAACATACCAAGAGTAAAAACATTGATAAAGGTCGTTTTGATGAAACTAATGAAGAAAAAGACTTATATTTCTTTAAGGTTCCTGGATTACGTAATATTGAAAAGACATATCCTTACTTCCACGATGGCTCCGTTGAAAATTTAGAAGATGCTATCAGAATTATGGGTAAACTTCAGGTAAATAAAGAATTGTCAGAGGAAGATGTAAAATCAATTGCTACTTTCTTAAAAGCGTTGACACAAGATGTAGATGATAAATACAAGAATTTATAA
- the dxs gene encoding 1-deoxy-D-xylulose-5-phosphate synthase, with protein sequence MGNKTQTYKVGELLQQINLPKDVRSLSQNQLQQLADEVRQYIIDVVSENGNAHFGANLGTVELTVALHYVFNTPYDLLVWDVGHQAYGHKILTGRKDVFSTIRKKGGISGFPSREESEYDTFGVGHSSTSISAVLGMAVADKLKGIFDRHHIAVIGDGAMTAGLAFEGLNHAGFAKDTDVLVILNDNSMSIDPNVGALNEYLVRISESYKGTNLFEALDFSYYGPIDGHNMDEVVDMLIKLKAEKGPKLLHCITKKGKGYKYSEEGNPTKWHAPGFFNKETGEFLKSQNDAPQTPKYQDVFGYTLLELAQKNQQIVGVTPAMPTGSSMDIMMRELPERVFDVGIAEQHAVTFSAGLATQGMIPFCNIYSTFMQRAYDQVIHDVALQNLHVVFCLDRAGLVGADGATHHGAYDLAYMRSIPNMIISAPMNEEELRNLMLTAQSKETGPFVIRYPRGRGVMVDWKIPMQLVEIGKGRVVSEGNDMAVLSIGHVGNFVQDAISEIHKEGLSVAHYDLRFLKPLDERLLHEVFTNFNKIITVEDGCLEGGMGSAILEFMADNNYAAKVMRLGIPDRFIHHGTQEELQQECAFDKEGIIKAIRMPV encoded by the coding sequence GTGGGAAATAAAACACAGACATATAAAGTGGGGGAGCTTTTACAACAAATTAATCTCCCGAAAGATGTAAGAAGTCTTTCTCAGAATCAATTGCAACAGCTAGCTGATGAGGTACGTCAATATATTATAGATGTAGTTTCTGAAAATGGAAATGCTCACTTTGGTGCAAATTTAGGAACAGTTGAATTAACCGTTGCCCTACATTATGTTTTCAATACACCTTATGATTTATTAGTCTGGGATGTTGGTCACCAAGCTTATGGTCATAAAATATTGACGGGAAGAAAAGATGTTTTCTCTACCATACGTAAAAAAGGTGGAATCAGTGGTTTTCCTTCACGAGAAGAGAGCGAATATGACACTTTTGGAGTAGGGCATTCTTCAACTTCTATTTCAGCTGTTCTGGGAATGGCGGTTGCTGATAAATTGAAAGGAATTTTTGATAGGCATCATATTGCAGTTATTGGAGATGGAGCTATGACGGCAGGACTAGCTTTTGAAGGTTTAAACCATGCTGGTTTTGCTAAGGACACAGATGTTTTAGTGATTCTGAATGACAATAGTATGTCGATAGATCCTAATGTAGGAGCCTTGAATGAATACCTCGTACGTATTTCGGAATCATATAAAGGAACGAATCTTTTTGAGGCATTAGATTTTAGTTATTATGGACCTATTGATGGACATAATATGGATGAGGTAGTGGATATGCTGATAAAACTAAAAGCAGAAAAAGGACCTAAATTACTTCATTGTATCACAAAAAAAGGGAAAGGGTACAAATATTCAGAGGAAGGAAACCCAACTAAATGGCATGCACCTGGTTTTTTTAATAAAGAAACAGGGGAGTTTTTGAAATCTCAAAATGATGCACCACAAACACCCAAGTATCAAGATGTTTTTGGTTATACGCTCTTGGAATTAGCACAAAAAAATCAACAAATTGTTGGCGTAACACCTGCCATGCCTACAGGTTCTTCTATGGATATAATGATGAGAGAACTTCCAGAAAGAGTTTTTGACGTAGGAATAGCCGAACAGCATGCAGTCACTTTTTCAGCAGGACTTGCAACCCAAGGAATGATTCCTTTTTGTAACATCTACTCAACCTTTATGCAACGGGCTTATGATCAAGTGATACACGATGTAGCTTTACAAAATTTACATGTTGTATTTTGCTTAGATAGAGCAGGATTAGTAGGGGCAGATGGTGCGACTCATCATGGAGCATACGACTTAGCTTATATGAGAAGTATTCCAAACATGATTATTTCGGCTCCCATGAATGAAGAAGAATTGCGAAATTTGATGCTCACAGCCCAGTCTAAGGAAACGGGACCTTTTGTAATTCGATATCCTCGAGGTAGAGGAGTGATGGTAGATTGGAAAATACCTATGCAGCTTGTAGAGATAGGAAAGGGTAGAGTAGTATCTGAAGGCAATGATATGGCTGTATTATCCATTGGCCATGTTGGTAATTTTGTTCAAGATGCTATTTCTGAAATCCATAAAGAAGGTTTATCTGTTGCACATTATGATTTACGTTTCCTAAAACCACTTGATGAACGTTTATTACACGAGGTTTTTACGAATTTCAATAAAATTATAACCGTAGAAGATGGTTGCTTAGAAGGTGGAATGGGAAGTGCCATATTAGAATTTATGGCAGATAACAATTATGCTGCTAAAGTGATGCGTCTTGGAATTCCCGATCGATTTATTCATCACGGCACACAAGAAGAACTCCAACAAGAATGTGCGTTTGATAAGGAAGGCATCATAAAAGCAATTCGCATGCCCGTTTAA
- a CDS encoding ribonucleotide-diphosphate reductase subunit beta yields MSLFDKRINYKPFEYPEVMDFVDMMNKTFWVHKEIDFTADIQDFGAQLSSTEKEVVKRSLLSIAQVEVGVKAFWGDLYKHFPKPEINNLGSTFAESETRHSEAYARLLEVMGLNDSFKDIYSIPIFKKKIDMMDNYMKTNDDIIWKLLFFVVVIENSSLFSQFANILSFTRFKGYLKNTSNIIAWTSIDEQTHANAGIYLINKLREEGYIDAKMMEEIKRAVSNYIQYEEELLDWIYEKGELSFFTKNDMLNFMKYRVDDALVNMGVEKVFHITEDQYRAMIWFDEDVFANELDDFFAKRPTAYTKHDKSITAEDLF; encoded by the coding sequence ATGAGTCTTTTCGATAAACGTATTAATTATAAACCTTTTGAATATCCTGAAGTAATGGACTTTGTGGATATGATGAATAAAACCTTTTGGGTACATAAGGAAATAGATTTTACAGCTGATATTCAGGATTTTGGAGCACAATTAAGTTCCACAGAAAAAGAGGTCGTGAAGCGAAGCCTACTTAGTATTGCACAAGTTGAAGTAGGAGTAAAAGCTTTTTGGGGTGATCTTTATAAACATTTTCCAAAACCGGAAATTAATAATTTAGGAAGCACCTTTGCTGAATCTGAAACACGACACTCTGAGGCTTATGCAAGATTGTTAGAGGTCATGGGATTAAACGATTCATTTAAAGATATATATTCTATTCCTATCTTTAAAAAGAAGATAGATATGATGGACAATTATATGAAAACAAATGATGATATCATTTGGAAGCTGTTGTTCTTTGTTGTTGTAATTGAAAATAGTAGCTTATTTTCTCAGTTTGCAAATATTCTTTCTTTTACGCGCTTTAAAGGATATTTAAAGAATACTTCTAATATCATTGCTTGGACTTCTATAGATGAACAAACTCACGCCAATGCAGGAATATATCTTATCAATAAATTAAGGGAAGAAGGATATATTGATGCTAAAATGATGGAAGAAATAAAGCGTGCTGTAAGTAACTATATTCAATATGAAGAAGAATTATTAGACTGGATCTATGAAAAGGGTGAGTTGAGCTTCTTTACTAAAAACGATATGCTCAATTTTATGAAATACCGTGTAGATGATGCATTAGTAAATATGGGAGTAGAGAAAGTATTCCATATTACTGAAGATCAATATCGTGCTATGATTTGGTTTGATGAAGATGTTTTTGCCAATGAATTAGATGATTTTTTTGCGAAGCGGCCAACAGCATATACCAAACACGATAAAAGTATTACTGCAGAAGATTTATTTTAA
- a CDS encoding acyl-CoA thioesterase: MNIQERIVQAQTSLFKVVFPNTTNHHDTLFGGNAMQLMDEIAFITATRFSRKKMVTVSSSQIDFTEPIPANTIIELNGKVKKVGNTSLQIEVTVYQEEMYDASSRKKSIEGLFTLVAIDVNKRPIPIL, translated from the coding sequence ATGAATATACAAGAACGCATAGTACAGGCTCAAACTAGTCTATTTAAAGTGGTGTTTCCGAATACTACGAATCACCATGATACCCTATTTGGAGGCAATGCTATGCAGTTAATGGATGAGATTGCTTTTATTACGGCTACTCGTTTTAGTCGAAAGAAAATGGTAACTGTATCTTCAAGTCAAATTGATTTTACTGAGCCTATTCCTGCGAATACTATTATTGAATTGAATGGGAAGGTTAAGAAAGTAGGAAATACAAGTTTACAGATTGAGGTAACAGTTTATCAAGAGGAAATGTATGACGCATCCAGTCGTAAAAAATCGATAGAAGGACTCTTTACATTAGTTGCTATTGATGTCAATAAAAGACCTATACCAATCTTATAA